From the Lolium rigidum isolate FL_2022 chromosome 2, APGP_CSIRO_Lrig_0.1, whole genome shotgun sequence genome, one window contains:
- the LOC124686102 gene encoding butanoate--CoA ligase AAE1-like: MCELHFAVPMSGAVLCALNSRLDAAMASILLRHSEAKVIFVDAALLGVAQEALRLVSAAGARAPVAVLITELLDDDDSSPPAQSTIEHEYEALVRRGGSPGFAARWPADENEPIALNYTSGTTSRPKGVIYTHRGAYLNSLAVVLLNGMAAAPVCLWTVPMFHCNGWCMAWAVAAQGGTNVCLRRVTGGAIFDAVSRHGVTHMGGAPTVLSMIVNAAPEDQRPLPAGKKVSVITGGAPPPPTVLFRMEELGFMVIHSYGLTETYGPATVCVWKPEWDALPAEERAAIKARQGLHHLGLEVDVKDPATMRSVPADGVTMGEVMLRGNTVMSGYYKDAAATAEALAGGWFRSGDLAVRNPGDGYVKIRDRSKDIIISGGENISTIEVEAALFAHPAVAEAAVVGRPDEHWGETPCAFVVVRRKVEAEEVMEFCRGRLPRYMAPRTVVVVEELPKTATGKVQKFALREKARAMGSLSSTASRPQGKGARSTSKL; the protein is encoded by the coding sequence ATGTGCGAGCTGCACTTCGCGGTGCCCATGTCCGGCGCCGTCCTCTGCGCGCTCAACTCGCGcctggacgccgcgatggcgtccATCCTGCTGCGGCACTCGGAGGCCAAGGTGATCTTCGTGGACGCCGCGCTGCTCGGCGTCGCCCAGGAGGCCCTCCGCCTCGTGTCCGCCGCGGGCGCCAGGGCCCCCGTGGCCGTCCTCATCACGGAGCTCCTGGACGACGACGACTCGTCACCACCGGCACAATCTACAATCGAGCACGAGTACGAGGCGCTGGTGCGCAGGGGCGGGTCGCCGGGGTTCgcggcgcggtggccggcggACGAGAACGAGCCGATCGCGCTCAACTACACGTCGGGGACGACGTCGCGGCCCAAGGGCGTGATCTACACCCACCGCGGCGCGTACCTCAACAGCCTCGCCGTGGTGCTGCTCAACGGCATGGCGGCCGCGCCGGTGTGCCTGTGGACGGTGCCCATGTTCCACTGCAACGGCTGGTGCATGGCGTGGGCCGTGGCGGCGCAGGGCGGCACCAACGTCTGCCTCCGCAGGGTCACCGGCGGCGCCATCTTCGACGCCGTGTCCCGCCACGGCGTCACGCacatgggtggcgcgcccaccgtgCTGTCCATGATCGTCAACGCCGCGCCCGAGGATCAGCGGCCGCTGCCGGCGGGGAAGAAGGTGTCCGTGATCACCGGCGGCGCGCCCCCGCCGCCGACGGTGCTGTTCCGGATGGAGGAGCTCGGGTTCATGGTGATCCACTCGTACGGGCTGACGGAGACGTACGGCCCGGCGACGGTGTGCGTGTGGAAGCCCGAGTGGGACGCGCTGCCGGCGGAGGAGCGGGCGGCGATCAAGGCGCGGCAGGGGCTCCACCACCTGGGGCTGGAGGTGGACGTGAAGGACCCGGCGACGATGCGCAGCGTCCCAGCCGACGGGGTGACGATGGGGGAGGTGATGCTCCGGGGCAACACGGTGATGAGCGGGTACTACAAGGACGCGGCCGCCACGGCGGAGGCGCTGGCCGGCGGGTGGTTCCGGTCGGGCGACCTCGCGGTGCGGAACCCCGGGGACGGGTACGTCAAGATCCGGGACCGGTCCAaggacatcatcatctccggcggGGAGAACATCAGCACGATCGAGGTGGAGgcggcgctgttcgcgcacccggcggtggcggaggcggccgtGGTCGGGCGGCCGGACGAGCACTGGGGCGAGACGCCGTGCGCGTTCGTGGTGGTGAGGAggaaggtggaggcggaggaggtgatGGAGTTCTGCAGAGGGAGGCTGCCGCGGTACATGGCGCCGAGGACGGTGGTGGTCGTGGAGGAGCTGCCCAAGACGGCGACGGGGAAGGTGCAGAAGTTTGCACTCCGGGAGAAGGCCAGGGCCATGGGCAgcctctcctccaccgcctcccgtCCGCAGGGAAAAGGAGCAAGAAGCACCAGCAAGCTCTGA